TTGAACCTACAAATTCTTTTTTCTCTTCAAGTTTAGGAATCATTCCCTCTTTTAATCGCTTCAAGTATTCAGGGTCTTCATTTAATTCTTTTCCCATTTTACTAGCAACGAATGCAGCTACCATACAAGCGATGAAAGTAGAAGGGATACTGACTTTTAAAATATCTAACAAGGTGATTTTATAGTCGGCTAACATTGCTAAAAGTGCAACTGTTGCAGCCGATATTGGACTAGCTGTAATTGCCTGCTGGGAAGCGATAACGGCAATTGACATTGGTCGTTCAGGTCTAATTCCTGATTCACGAGATACTTCGGCGATAACGGGAAGTACAGAATAAGCGACATGACCAGTTCCTGCGCATAGCGTGAATAAATAAGTAACAATAGGAGCAAAAAATGTAATGCGCTTTGGATTTTTTCGTAATGCTTTCTCAGCAAGGTGGACGAGATAATCCATTCCTCCAGCAGCTTGCAAAGCACCGGCAGCTGTAATTACTGCTAAAATCATAAGCATGACATCAATAGGAGGAGCTGTAGGTTGTAAGTGGAAGACGAAAACAAGTATTGCCATACCAACGCCACCCATTACTCCTAGACCAACTCCGCCTAGGCGTGCACCAATAAAAATACAGAGTAGTAACGTAAGAAATTGTAGCCAAAACATGATAAACTACCTCCGAAATTCGTAAGTTAAGATATATTCGAATAGTTTAATTTGAATGAAAATTAAATGAATATCCGGAATAATCCTTGTGTTGTATACGTTTTTTATTATATAACACAAGAAATGTAACATTCACGAACTTTGTTAAATTATTTCGAAAAAATAATACATTAAAACTTTATATTTACATCTTTAAATGGGTGGACATTTTAATTTTTATGTTGTAATATTTGGAAGAGAATATTTTAATTCTCATAGAACTCCCATATCGTTCAACTCGTTCAGCGAGAAAGGCAAACTTATGGAAACATGAGGACGCAAAACTACAGGGGCTAAGGTCGAAGGGCTAAGCTAGCCAGTTACCGGACGGATAGGGTTGGTCTTGGCCAATGCTTATTACATTGGTCTTTTTTTATCTTTATTCATATTGAGAACCATTTTCAAACAAAATATTCTTATATTTTGTTTTTTTTTTGCTGGAGATATTAGGGAAGGTGAAGTTAATGAAAAAATATTGGCATAAGTTATCGTTTCTTCAAAAGAATGTATTGTTAACTGTATTAGTTATTTTGACGCTTGTTGGTAGTATGGGGGCGTTAAGTTTTAACATGTTTCAAAATAGTATGATGTCTATATTCGAAAGGCATTCTTTTGAAACAGGAGATACGGTATTACATAAATTAGACGCAGAAATAGTGAGAGATGTTGCAAAAGATCCAACGGCAGAAAGAGAAAAGAGAGAGAAGTTAACAGAGAAATTAGATGAATCAACGGAAGAATTGAACAGTGTTGGACAAACGTATATTGTTGGAGCAAAAGAAAATGAAAAAGGTGAGTTACAAATCGTCGACTTGTCTACAGACTTAGCAAATGTTGTTGAAGTAAAGCCGGGGGACTATTATAAACAACCAGATCTTTGGATGAAAGCATATGATAAGGTAATGAGCACGAAAAAAGCAAACATGACAGTAGTATATGAAGACGCATTAGGATCATGGGTAACGATATTAGAGCCAATTAAAGATGGAGAAGATAATATTGTGGCAATTGTTGCAGCCGATGTAGATGCCTCTATTGTTCCTATTACAAAGGGGAAATTCATTATACAAGGTTTAATGTTTATTTGTATTTCTGTTTTAATTGCAACTGTTATTCAATTCTTAATCGTACGTAACGCACTTGCTCCATTGCGGGATTTACGTGAAGGGTTGCGCAAAGTCGGTGAAGGTGATTTAAGTATTAAATTAGAGGAAAGAACAGATGATATTGGTATTATTAATGCGTATTTTAATAATACCATCGAGAAGTTTAAAGGAATTATAGATAAAGTGAAGCAGACAGCAGAACAGGTTTCCTCATCTTCAAAAGAATTGTCAGTGAGTACGAAAGAGAATAGCATGGCAGTTCAAGAAATCGTAAGTTCTATGGTTGAGTTAAGAGCTGGCGCCCAGTCACAAGAAACTTCAGTACCACAGTATTTAGGTATTGTATATGAAATGGAAGATAAGATGGAAGAGATAACGAATGCTGCAAAACAAATGGCGAAAGAGTCTGAAGGTATGGAGCATTATTCAGTAAAAGGAAATAGTGTTATTGAACAGACGATTAATCAAATGAACATAATACAAAATGCAGTACAAGATTTATCTTCTATTATTTATTCTTTGGAAACAAGATCAAAAGAAATTAGTGATATTGTAACAGTAATTACAGATATTTCAAATCAAACTAATTCGTTAGCTTTACATGCTACTATTGAAGCTTCACGTGCTGAGGAAACTGGAGAGGGATTTGCCGTTGTTGCTGATGAAGTGCGTAAATTAGCAGAGCAGACGGAAGCATCAGCAAAAGATATAGCAAAATTAATTGGGGAAACACAAGCTGGAACGGAAGAAGCTGTTGTTTCAATGCAAAAAGCTTCAAAAGAAGTAGAATCAGGAATTAAACTTGTTGAAAGTAGTGGTGCTTTCTTTGAAAAAATTTCGAAATCAGCACAAACTGTTACCAATCAAGTTAGAGTTGTTTCTAGCAATTCAAATGATATATTGCAAAATAGCCAAAATATTGTTCGTGTTGTAAATGAACTATCACTTATCACAAATAAGTATGCGAATAGTAGTAGTAATGTTCAAGAAAGTATGAAAGAACAGGAAATGTCTGTACAAGATATTGCTGAATTAGCTAGTTCTTTAAGTTGGCTTTCACAGGAGCTACAAGAGTTAATAGGAGAATTTAAAAGTTAATAACATAATATACACCGTCTAATGAAGTTGAAGAAAGAATAGCGAAAGCTTGGATTGATGTATTAGGAATCTCAAAGATTGGTGTACATTTATTAAAAGTATTGAGAGCTTTAGCGTTATTAAAAGAAGATTTTCCACATTTAACAATTCAAGATTTCTTTAACGAGAGAACGATATACGGATTAGCTCGAATTGAGGGAGAAATAAAAGTAGAGACAGAAGAAGTTGGATATTTTCCGAAAATAATGAAATGATATGTACGCTTTTGTTTGTTCAATAAAATAAATCATGCTACAATGAAAACGAATTAAGAACCGGGGAGCCAATTGGCTGAGAGGATGTAAGTATACATCGACCCTCAACCTGATCTGGATAATGCCAGCGTAGGGAGTTACTTTAAAGTGATGTAGCATAAGTTATTATAGAATAACTTGTATACAAGGCTTTCCTACATGGTAGGAAAGCCTTTTCTTTTTTTGAAACCATATTTTGTAAGGGGGATTTTATTATGTCACAACAAGTTACAATTTCATTTTCAGTAGTACCACAAGCGAAGAATAAAGATGTGTATTCCGTTGTTGATAAAGCAATTGAAGTTGTACAACAGTCGGGAGTTCGTTATGAAGTAGGGGCAATGGAAACAACGTTGGAAGGAGAATTAGATGTACTTCTTGACGTCATTAAACGCGCGCAACAAGCTTGCGTCGATGCTGGAGCAGAAGAAGTGATCACTTCTATTAAAATTCACTATCGTCCAAGTACGGGCGTAACGATTGACGAAAAAGTTTGGAAGTACCGTGATGAATATGCAAAACCAGAAGCAATCTAAACTTATTACAACTATTTGGCTTATCCTTCTCATTGTGATATGGGAAGGATCTGTCTCATTATTTAAAATTGAGCCATGGATTTTACCAAAGCCTTCGGCCGTTGTTCAAGAGTTAATTGGAATGAAAGATCTATTATTACCAAATACGATGCAAACACTGCAGGAAGTTATAATCGGACTGTTTTTTGCGATTTTACTTGGGACGAGCATTGCAATTCTTATGGACGTTATACCTTTATTTCGTATTTTAATAAACCCGTTGCTCGTTATTTCGCAAACAATTCCAATCGTTGTACTTGCACCGTTATTTATTATTTGGTTTGGATATGGGATGTTGCCGAAAGTAATGGTCGTCATACTCGTTTGTTTCTTCCCAATTGCGCTTAGCATTTTAGAAGGGTTTCAAACGGTAGATAAAAACATGTTGAAATTGTTGCAAACAATGAAGGCAACGAAATGGCAAGTTTACCAAAAAGTAAAGTTTCCAGCAGTGCTCCCATACTTTTTCTCAGGCTTAAAAATTGCAGTTACATATAGCGTAATGGGGGCAATTATTGGAGAATGGCTCGGTGCAAGTGAAGGGTTAGGGGTTATGCTTACGAGAGCTACAAAATCCTTTTTAACTGCCCGAGTATTTGGTGTTGCAGCGATTATCGTCATGTTGACATTATGCCTGTATTTTATCGTGGAGTTTATGGCAAGAATAACAGCACCATGGATATATAGAAAGGACGGCAGGAAATGAAAAAAGGTTTAAAAGTTATGTTAGCTGCTTTATTAGCAGTAGGGGTGGCTGGGTGTAATCCGGCGAAGAAAGAAGAAAGTGTAAGTAAAGACCAAAAAGTAAAAGTAGTGTTAGATTGGTTTCCAAATACGAATCATACTGGCTTATATGTAGCGCAAACGAAAGATTATTATAAAAAGCAAGGGCTTGATGTAGAAATTATCCAGCCTGGTGATAATGTAACAGCAGAGCAGATGATTGCTTCTGGGAAAGCAGACTTTGCAATAAGTGCACAGGAAAATGTAACACTAGCTCGTGTTGAAGGGATCCCAGTTGTGTCTGTAGGGGCGATTATTCAGCATAATACTTCAGCTTTTGCATCGCTAAAAAAAGATAATATGACGTCACCGAAAGATTTTGAAGGGAAACGTTACGGCGGTTGGGGAGGACCTGCAGAAGAAGCGATGTTAAAAACGATTATGGAGAAACATCAAGCTGATTTTAACAAAGTCGAAAAAATTATTCTTGGACAAACAGACTTCTTCAAATCAATCGGTCGTGATGCAGACTTTGAATGGATTTATTATGGATGGGACGGCATTGAAGCGAAGCGTCAAGGAAAAGAGTTAAACACAATTATGGTGAAGGATCTAGATCCGGCGCTTGATTTTTATAGTCCAGTCATTATTACAAGTGAAAAGCATGCGAAGCAAGATAAAGACTTTGTGAAAAAGTTTATGACTGCAACGACAGAAGGTTATAATTTCGCAATTAAAGAGCCAAAAGAAGCTGCTGATATTTTAATTAAAGCTGTTCCAGATGTGAATAAAGAATTAGTACAAGAAAGTCAAAAGTGGCTAAGTATGAAGTATCAAGATGATGCAAAAGCGTGGGGAGTACAGAAGGAAGAAGTTTGGACGAATTACATGAATTTCTTATATGACAACAAAGTTATTAAAAAGAAAATCGATGTAAAAGATGCCTTTACAAATGAATTCCTTCCAAGTGAAAAATGAGCGGATTACAAATAAAAGATATTG
This Bacillus mycoides DNA region includes the following protein-coding sequences:
- a CDS encoding anaerobic C4-dicarboxylate transporter family protein yields the protein MFWLQFLTLLLCIFIGARLGGVGLGVMGGVGMAILVFVFHLQPTAPPIDVMLMILAVITAAGALQAAGGMDYLVHLAEKALRKNPKRITFFAPIVTYLFTLCAGTGHVAYSVLPVIAEVSRESGIRPERPMSIAVIASQQAITASPISAATVALLAMLADYKITLLDILKVSIPSTFIACMVAAFVASKMGKELNEDPEYLKRLKEGMIPKLEEKKEFVGSKGAKLSVILFLVATFLVVLLGSFETLRPGWMVDGKLVRLSMPNTIEMVMLTIAALIIIFCKPNVESIVTGNVFKAGATAVVAIFGIAWMGDTFFNGNLNIIQGSIQHLVTSAPWLFAIALFILSILLYSQAATVRALVPLGLSLGIPPALLIAMFPAVNGYFFIPNYGTIVAAINFDRTGTTGIGKYVLNHSFMIPGLIATFTSIGIGMLLISIMF
- a CDS encoding MTH1187 family thiamine-binding protein — its product is MSQQVTISFSVVPQAKNKDVYSVVDKAIEVVQQSGVRYEVGAMETTLEGELDVLLDVIKRAQQACVDAGAEEVITSIKIHYRPSTGVTIDEKVWKYRDEYAKPEAI
- a CDS encoding methyl-accepting chemotaxis protein encodes the protein MKKYWHKLSFLQKNVLLTVLVILTLVGSMGALSFNMFQNSMMSIFERHSFETGDTVLHKLDAEIVRDVAKDPTAEREKREKLTEKLDESTEELNSVGQTYIVGAKENEKGELQIVDLSTDLANVVEVKPGDYYKQPDLWMKAYDKVMSTKKANMTVVYEDALGSWVTILEPIKDGEDNIVAIVAADVDASIVPITKGKFIIQGLMFICISVLIATVIQFLIVRNALAPLRDLREGLRKVGEGDLSIKLEERTDDIGIINAYFNNTIEKFKGIIDKVKQTAEQVSSSSKELSVSTKENSMAVQEIVSSMVELRAGAQSQETSVPQYLGIVYEMEDKMEEITNAAKQMAKESEGMEHYSVKGNSVIEQTINQMNIIQNAVQDLSSIIYSLETRSKEISDIVTVITDISNQTNSLALHATIEASRAEETGEGFAVVADEVRKLAEQTEASAKDIAKLIGETQAGTEEAVVSMQKASKEVESGIKLVESSGAFFEKISKSAQTVTNQVRVVSSNSNDILQNSQNIVRVVNELSLITNKYANSSSNVQESMKEQEMSVQDIAELASSLSWLSQELQELIGEFKS
- a CDS encoding ABC transporter substrate-binding protein; this translates as MKKGLKVMLAALLAVGVAGCNPAKKEESVSKDQKVKVVLDWFPNTNHTGLYVAQTKDYYKKQGLDVEIIQPGDNVTAEQMIASGKADFAISAQENVTLARVEGIPVVSVGAIIQHNTSAFASLKKDNMTSPKDFEGKRYGGWGGPAEEAMLKTIMEKHQADFNKVEKIILGQTDFFKSIGRDADFEWIYYGWDGIEAKRQGKELNTIMVKDLDPALDFYSPVIITSEKHAKQDKDFVKKFMTATTEGYNFAIKEPKEAADILIKAVPDVNKELVQESQKWLSMKYQDDAKAWGVQKEEVWTNYMNFLYDNKVIKKKIDVKDAFTNEFLPSEK
- a CDS encoding ABC transporter permease, with the translated sequence MNMQNQKQSKLITTIWLILLIVIWEGSVSLFKIEPWILPKPSAVVQELIGMKDLLLPNTMQTLQEVIIGLFFAILLGTSIAILMDVIPLFRILINPLLVISQTIPIVVLAPLFIIWFGYGMLPKVMVVILVCFFPIALSILEGFQTVDKNMLKLLQTMKATKWQVYQKVKFPAVLPYFFSGLKIAVTYSVMGAIIGEWLGASEGLGVMLTRATKSFLTARVFGVAAIIVMLTLCLYFIVEFMARITAPWIYRKDGRK